In Dermacentor silvarum isolate Dsil-2018 chromosome 2, BIME_Dsil_1.4, whole genome shotgun sequence, the following proteins share a genomic window:
- the LOC119440054 gene encoding uncharacterized protein LOC119440054: MKLCRFGLRVVSPPWVAFLLSAFLAVYCEAYPKSSTSSPTDATAVGKGRGLSHRNPVRRYRHGRRLDSGPTPLRRRARVGSSASTPVVADYDVDGADYPPYYNYWPPATDKRKGKVGGGHHPHRHHHRQDRRRYDEFEGDYYYDHYVDKHDYKNEYDIVFPLLILIMAPLAVSAFLLPIIASMMTNTFFLLNGATSAAIQGRRRRSVGQLAPTADELIGLEEALSKAIEKYGGFKVIHEKTGAIQGSINRRAVTT; encoded by the exons ATGAAACTGTGCAGGTTCGGACTACGGGTG GTCTCTCCACCATGGGTTGCTTTCCTGCTGTCCGCCTTCCTGGCAGTGTACTGCGAAGCGTACCCGAAATCATCGACGTCATCGCCAACCGATGCCACTGCCGTCGGAAAAGGCAGGGGGCTCTCGCATCGTAATCCGGTGCGCCGGTACCGCCATGGTCGCCGTCTCGACTCAGGCCCAACGCCGCTGCGTCGCCGTGCCCGCGTTGGATCAAGCGCTAGCACTCCCGTGGTAGCAGACTACGATGTCGACGGTGCCGATTACCCGCCCTACTACAACTACTGGCCACCAGCCACGGACAAGCGTAAGGGCAAAGTGGGCGGTGGTCACCATCCTCACCGCCACCATCACAGGCAGGACAGGCGACGCTACGACGAATTTGAAGGCGACTACTATTACGACCACTACGTGGACAAGCACGACTACAAGAACGAGTACGACATCGTGTTTCCCCTGCTCATCCTTATCATGGCACCTTTGGCGGTGTCCGCCTTCCTGCTCCCCATCATCGCTTCGATGATGACCAACACTTTCTTCCTCCTTAACGGGGCGACGTCGGCTGCCATCCAAGGACGTCGCAGGCGGAGTGTGGGACAACTGGCACCGACGGCCGATGAACTGATTGGGCTGGAAGAAGCTCTGTCAAAGGCAATCGAGAAGTATGGTGGATTCAAAGTGATTCATGAGAAGACAGGTGCGATTCAAGGGTCGATAAACCGTCGAGCAGTGACGACTTGA